A section of the Corynebacterium tuberculostearicum genome encodes:
- a CDS encoding biotin--[acetyl-CoA-carboxylase] ligase has product MTALDLERIRTALADDFTTIDFVEKTGSTNTDLMQATNVADGTVLLADEQLSGKGRLGRTWTAPAGSQVIFSVLLLPESLEHLGTLPLAAGLAVTDSIEGTVLKWPNDVHIDGNKLCGILAEAGPVGQAFKAAPKTELTKVEVGKTEVNKAEVNKAEVNKAEVNKAEVNKAVGGAAPSARVVVGMGINVTLTREELPIEKATSLALEGRDTDRTELAITVLKNLRRRIVQWENQDPQLLRDYRAVCSSLGQEVRLETPSGDVTGHVDEIGEDGRIMVAGEYYSAGDVTHLRPQQ; this is encoded by the coding sequence ATGACTGCACTTGATTTGGAACGCATTCGCACCGCGCTGGCGGACGATTTCACCACCATCGATTTCGTGGAAAAGACCGGCTCCACCAATACCGATTTGATGCAGGCCACCAACGTTGCGGATGGCACCGTGCTGCTTGCCGACGAACAACTTTCCGGCAAGGGCCGCCTCGGCCGCACTTGGACCGCGCCGGCCGGCTCCCAGGTCATCTTCTCCGTGCTCCTGCTGCCGGAATCCCTCGAGCACTTGGGCACCTTGCCGCTGGCCGCGGGCCTTGCGGTGACCGATTCCATTGAGGGCACCGTGCTCAAATGGCCAAACGACGTGCATATCGACGGCAATAAGCTGTGTGGCATCCTTGCCGAGGCCGGCCCCGTGGGCCAAGCCTTCAAGGCCGCGCCAAAGACCGAGCTCACCAAGGTGGAAGTAGGCAAGACTGAAGTCAATAAGGCCGAGGTTAATAAGGCTGAAGTCAATAAAGCAGAGGTTAATAAGGCAGAGGTTAATAAGGCAGTAGGTGGCGCCGCACCATCCGCGCGCGTCGTCGTGGGCATGGGCATCAATGTCACCCTGACTCGTGAGGAACTACCTATTGAAAAGGCCACCTCGCTCGCGCTCGAGGGCCGCGATACGGACCGCACCGAGCTGGCCATTACCGTGCTGAAGAACCTGCGCCGTCGCATCGTGCAGTGGGAGAACCAAGATCCGCAGCTCCTGCGCGACTACCGTGCGGTCTGCTCCTCGCTTGGCCAGGAGGTGCGCTTGGAAACTCCGTCCGGCGATGTGACCGGGCATGTCGATGAAATCGGCGAGGACGGCCGCATCATGGTCGCCGGCGAGTACTACTCCGCGGGCGATGTCACGCACCTGCGTCCGCAGCAGTAA
- a CDS encoding 5-(carboxyamino)imidazole ribonucleotide synthase — protein MMQPAAAELDIHLRILASKPDSSAAQVTPDVVLGDYTSLEELRGVAEGADAITFEHEHVPNEHSAALIDAGFNVQPQPTALIYAQDKLKMREKLAALGAPVPRFAAIDSVADARAFFDAVDGRACLKARRGGYDGKGVWFPTADNCFELVSELLEAGTPLMAEEKVELTRELSILVARRPSGEAKVWPITQSRQENGICAEAIAPAPGLTPELSQRASELGLSIAESLGVTGVLAVELFAFDGPEGEDISVNELAMRPHNTGHWTQDGCVTSQFEQHLRAVLDLPLGAVDALAPVTVMANVLGADEDPTMPMPERVREVMERYPQAKIHLYGKDHRPGRKIGHVNVTGEDTDETLTIARQAAHFLVHAEWA, from the coding sequence ATGATGCAGCCGGCCGCCGCGGAACTCGATATTCACCTGCGGATTCTGGCCAGCAAGCCGGACTCCTCCGCAGCGCAGGTCACCCCGGACGTGGTGCTGGGGGATTACACCTCCTTGGAGGAGCTGCGCGGCGTGGCAGAGGGCGCGGATGCCATTACCTTCGAGCATGAGCATGTGCCCAACGAACACTCCGCCGCGCTTATCGACGCCGGATTTAACGTCCAGCCCCAGCCCACCGCTCTTATTTACGCGCAGGATAAGCTCAAGATGCGCGAAAAGCTCGCTGCGCTTGGCGCTCCCGTGCCGCGCTTTGCCGCCATTGACTCGGTGGCCGATGCCCGCGCCTTCTTCGACGCCGTTGATGGCCGCGCATGCCTCAAAGCCCGCCGCGGTGGATACGACGGCAAGGGCGTATGGTTCCCCACCGCCGATAATTGCTTTGAGCTGGTCTCCGAGCTGCTCGAGGCCGGTACCCCGCTGATGGCCGAGGAAAAGGTGGAACTTACCCGCGAGCTTTCCATCCTGGTCGCCCGCCGTCCTTCCGGCGAGGCCAAGGTGTGGCCGATTACCCAGTCCCGACAGGAAAACGGCATCTGCGCCGAGGCCATTGCTCCCGCCCCTGGCCTTACACCGGAACTTTCCCAGCGCGCCTCCGAGCTGGGCCTGTCCATCGCCGAGTCCCTTGGCGTGACCGGCGTGCTGGCCGTTGAGCTCTTTGCCTTCGACGGCCCTGAGGGCGAGGATATCTCCGTCAACGAATTGGCCATGCGCCCGCATAACACCGGCCACTGGACCCAGGACGGCTGCGTTACCTCCCAATTTGAGCAGCACCTGCGCGCGGTGCTCGACCTCCCCTTGGGCGCAGTCGACGCGCTTGCACCTGTCACCGTGATGGCTAATGTCTTGGGCGCCGACGAAGATCCCACCATGCCTATGCCGGAGCGCGTCCGCGAAGTAATGGAGCGCTACCCGCAGGCCAAGATTCACCTTTACGGCAAGGATCACCGCCCTGGCCGCAAGATTGGCCACGTCAACGTCACCGGTGAAGACACCGACGAGACCCTGACCATCGCCCGTCAGGCCGCACACTTCCTCGTGCACGCCGAATGGGCTTAA
- the purE gene encoding 5-(carboxyamino)imidazole ribonucleotide mutase, with product MQPHVGIIMGSDSDWPTVEPAAQVLADFGIPFEVGVVSAHRTPEKMLAYAKEAHTRGLKAIIACAGGAAHLPGMVAAATPLPVIGIPRALKDLDGLDSLLSIVQMPSGVPVATVSIGGAKNAGLLAARILGAGDPAIQDKIVDYQKQMAEEVEQKEKNLRDKLLGE from the coding sequence ATGCAACCGCACGTAGGCATCATCATGGGCTCCGATTCCGATTGGCCCACCGTTGAACCCGCCGCTCAGGTGCTCGCGGACTTCGGCATCCCCTTCGAGGTCGGCGTGGTCAGCGCCCACCGCACCCCGGAAAAGATGCTGGCCTATGCCAAGGAAGCGCATACCCGCGGGTTGAAGGCGATTATCGCCTGCGCCGGCGGTGCCGCGCACCTTCCGGGCATGGTCGCCGCGGCCACGCCGCTGCCGGTCATCGGTATCCCTCGCGCACTGAAGGATCTCGATGGCCTCGACTCCCTCCTGTCCATTGTCCAGATGCCCAGTGGCGTGCCGGTAGCCACCGTTTCCATCGGCGGTGCGAAGAACGCCGGACTGCTCGCCGCCCGCATCCTCGGCGCTGGCGACCCCGCCATCCAAGACAAGATTGTGGACTACCAAAAGCAGATGGCCGAGGAAGTCGAGCAGAAGGAAAAGAACCTGCGCGACAAGCTGCTGGGAGAGTAG
- a CDS encoding type II toxin-antitoxin system Phd/YefM family antitoxin, producing the protein MSLPLSELRTRLGQVIDQAHYAGTRTVVTRNGKEAAVIISPQELAFLDRLEAAADAEALRQARAADTGERFSFEQVTEEIEGR; encoded by the coding sequence TTGTCTTTGCCACTTTCCGAACTCCGCACCCGCTTAGGCCAGGTCATTGACCAAGCCCACTACGCAGGCACCCGCACCGTTGTCACCCGCAACGGTAAGGAAGCCGCAGTTATCATTTCGCCTCAAGAACTAGCATTCCTTGACCGCCTCGAAGCCGCCGCAGATGCTGAAGCCCTCCGCCAAGCCCGCGCAGCCGATACCGGCGAACGCTTCTCTTTTGAGCAGGTCACGGAAGAAATTGAAGGGCGCTAG
- a CDS encoding type II toxin-antitoxin system RelE family toxin, which produces MDYNIAFTRQAKRELQKIHRGNRKHYQRIKRAIGGLAKDPYPPGSIALSGRSGRRIRVGNYRVLYSVEEQEVLVEVFTVGARGNVYKR; this is translated from the coding sequence ATGGACTACAACATCGCGTTTACGCGGCAGGCTAAGCGAGAGTTACAAAAAATCCATCGGGGAAACCGAAAGCACTATCAACGGATTAAGCGCGCGATCGGTGGACTGGCTAAAGACCCATATCCACCAGGATCTATCGCTTTGTCCGGCAGGAGTGGCCGAAGAATAAGGGTGGGAAATTACCGCGTGCTGTACTCCGTTGAGGAGCAAGAAGTGCTGGTGGAAGTGTTTACCGTAGGGGCACGCGGAAACGTCTATAAGCGCTAG
- the rbsD gene encoding D-ribose pyranase, with amino-acid sequence MRKSGLLNPALTNAVARLGHTDTFVVADCGLPIPHDVPVIDLTLTFGIPTFADTLAALLEEVVVEAATIANATPPEVRSLLPAVPLTEVSHDDLKREVARASFVVRTGSTTPFANVILRSGVPF; translated from the coding sequence ATGCGTAAATCTGGTCTGCTCAATCCCGCGCTCACCAACGCTGTCGCTCGCCTCGGGCACACCGATACCTTCGTTGTCGCCGATTGCGGCCTGCCCATCCCCCACGATGTTCCCGTCATCGACCTCACGCTGACCTTCGGCATCCCCACCTTTGCCGATACCCTGGCGGCTCTCCTTGAGGAGGTCGTGGTCGAAGCCGCCACCATCGCCAATGCCACTCCGCCCGAGGTGCGCTCCCTGCTTCCCGCAGTACCGCTTACCGAGGTCTCCCATGACGACCTCAAGCGCGAGGTCGCCCGCGCCTCCTTCGTCGTGCGCACCGGGTCCACCACGCCATTTGCCAATGTCATTCTGCGCTCCGGCGTGCCCTTCTAG
- a CDS encoding ribokinase, which translates to MSKLTVVGSINADLIVHAERHPQPGETLLGSGGDILAGGKGANQAVAAAQLGATVAFVGAVGSDPYAEPAMHYMRTSGIDLSAVEQADTNTGLAVITVSADGENTIVISPGANALVDAPFVSSRASTIADADVALLQGEIPASGFQAAVEAAQGRVVVNLAPVVEVDRDSLLQADPLLANEHEAGLILDQLGLPAEGAPRDLAHRLVEAGFRSVVLTLGAHGAYVATPEGGTDIPTPRVTAVDTTGAGDAFAGAFCAQLLTGASLVDAATFAARVGAFAATGNGAQPSYPTTESVLPEVTDA; encoded by the coding sequence ATGAGCAAGCTAACCGTCGTCGGTTCCATCAATGCCGATCTCATCGTGCACGCCGAGCGCCACCCACAGCCCGGAGAGACCCTGCTGGGCTCTGGCGGCGACATCTTGGCCGGGGGCAAGGGCGCTAACCAGGCTGTCGCGGCCGCACAGCTGGGCGCCACCGTGGCCTTCGTGGGCGCGGTCGGCTCCGATCCCTATGCCGAGCCCGCCATGCACTACATGCGCACCTCCGGCATCGATCTGAGCGCAGTGGAGCAGGCCGACACCAACACCGGCCTCGCCGTCATTACCGTCTCGGCCGATGGCGAAAACACCATCGTCATCTCCCCGGGAGCCAACGCGCTTGTCGACGCCCCCTTTGTCTCCTCCCGTGCCTCCACCATCGCCGATGCCGACGTGGCCCTTCTGCAAGGCGAAATCCCTGCCTCCGGTTTCCAGGCCGCGGTCGAGGCGGCCCAGGGCCGAGTGGTGGTTAACCTCGCGCCTGTGGTCGAGGTCGACCGCGACTCGCTCTTGCAGGCCGATCCCCTGCTGGCCAATGAACATGAAGCGGGGCTCATCCTGGACCAGCTCGGCCTACCTGCAGAGGGTGCCCCGCGCGACCTCGCCCACCGCCTGGTAGAGGCCGGTTTCCGCTCTGTCGTTCTCACCCTTGGCGCCCACGGCGCCTACGTGGCCACCCCGGAGGGCGGCACGGATATCCCCACCCCGCGCGTGACCGCCGTGGATACCACAGGCGCCGGCGATGCCTTCGCGGGTGCCTTCTGCGCCCAGCTCCTCACCGGTGCCTCGCTTGTCGATGCCGCCACCTTCGCCGCCCGCGTCGGCGCCTTCGCCGCCACCGGCAACGGCGCACAGCCGTCCTACCCCACCACCGAATCCGTCCTGCCGGAGGTCACCGATGCGTAA
- a CDS encoding substrate-binding domain-containing protein, translating into MKKLIATLLVPALVLGLASCNRSEEDRNRITLALSTQTNPFFVELRHGAQDKAKELGVPLDIQDASDDPAQQVNQLGNATSMGAKVVVVNPTDSDAVAPAVRGIKNDDVPVIGVDRDVNGVELDSMVASDNVAGGAQAADKLAEAIGEKGDILILQGTAGTSASRERGKGFEEQIAKYGDIRVVGKQSANFDRTEGLNVATNLLQANPDIKAIFAENDEMALGAVEALGSRAGSEVKVVAFDGTFDGLKAVKDGKLEATIAQQPAELGARAIEQAATLLHGGAAEKNVPVEVITVTRDNVEDFQ; encoded by the coding sequence ATGAAAAAGCTCATCGCCACCCTCCTCGTACCCGCCCTCGTGCTGGGCCTTGCCTCCTGCAATCGCTCGGAAGAAGACCGCAACCGCATCACGCTAGCGCTCTCGACACAAACCAACCCCTTCTTCGTCGAACTGCGCCACGGCGCACAGGATAAGGCGAAGGAGCTCGGCGTTCCGCTAGACATCCAAGACGCCTCCGATGATCCCGCCCAGCAAGTCAATCAGCTGGGCAATGCCACTTCCATGGGCGCCAAGGTCGTCGTGGTCAACCCCACCGATTCCGATGCCGTTGCCCCAGCCGTGCGCGGCATCAAAAATGACGACGTGCCCGTCATCGGCGTGGATCGCGATGTCAACGGCGTAGAGCTGGATTCCATGGTGGCCTCCGATAACGTCGCCGGTGGCGCGCAGGCGGCGGATAAGCTCGCTGAGGCCATCGGGGAAAAGGGCGATATCCTCATCCTGCAGGGCACCGCTGGCACTTCGGCCTCGCGGGAGCGCGGCAAGGGCTTTGAAGAGCAGATTGCGAAGTACGGGGACATTCGGGTCGTCGGCAAGCAATCGGCGAATTTCGACCGCACGGAAGGCCTCAACGTCGCCACCAACCTGCTGCAGGCCAACCCGGATATCAAGGCCATCTTTGCGGAGAACGATGAAATGGCGCTCGGCGCGGTCGAAGCTTTGGGCTCGCGCGCCGGCTCTGAGGTCAAGGTTGTCGCTTTTGATGGCACCTTCGATGGCCTCAAGGCGGTCAAAGATGGCAAGCTAGAAGCTACCATCGCCCAGCAGCCCGCAGAGCTCGGTGCTCGCGCCATCGAACAAGCCGCAACGCTCCTGCACGGTGGCGCGGCGGAGAAGAACGTCCCCGTCGAGGTCATCACCGTCACCCGCGACAATGTGGAGGATTTCCAATGA